The Pseudomonadota bacterium genome contains a region encoding:
- a CDS encoding riboflavin synthase: protein MFTGLVQDVGTIARLERRGDEARLKVKTALRDFNTGESIAVDGACLTVDGFGASEFTAFASRETLSLTGLGSLSLGTRVNLERASRLGDPMGGHLLTGHVDARVSLLAKDRAGEAELWTLALPQDEKLARQIARKGSVALDGVSLTVNGVGAGSFEVTLIPHTLASTTLGGRAPGARLNLETDVLAKYVARQLDREGGGGVDMELLVRSGFVR from the coding sequence ATGTTCACCGGGCTCGTACAGGACGTCGGCACCATCGCCCGGCTCGAGCGGCGCGGCGACGAGGCGCGCCTCAAGGTGAAGACCGCCCTTCGAGATTTCAACACAGGAGAGAGCATCGCGGTCGACGGCGCCTGCCTGACGGTCGATGGCTTCGGCGCTTCCGAGTTCACGGCGTTCGCCTCGCGCGAGACGCTCTCGCTGACCGGCCTCGGCTCGCTCTCGCTAGGAACGCGGGTCAACCTCGAGCGCGCGAGCCGTCTGGGCGATCCGATGGGCGGGCACCTTCTGACCGGCCACGTCGACGCGCGGGTCTCGCTCCTCGCGAAGGATCGCGCCGGCGAGGCGGAGCTGTGGACGCTCGCCCTGCCACAGGACGAGAAGCTCGCGCGGCAGATCGCCCGCAAGGGATCGGTCGCGCTCGACGGCGTGAGCCTGACCGTGAACGGCGTGGGCGCGGGCTCGTTCGAGGTGACGCTGATCCCGCACACGCTCGCGTCGACGACCCTCGGCGGCCGCGCGCCGGGAGCGCGGCTCAACCTCGAGACCGACGTGCTCGCCAAGTACGTGGCGCGCCAGCTCGACCGCGAGGGCGGCGG
- a CDS encoding C25 family cysteine peptidase has protein sequence MDKRRSENTRLEQLPLHDAGIAALALAALLLLPLGAAADGVSVEVLDTGDGLFLRFEVADYSLDYVDADGTDAYRVVAGRERPILAAGAPDLPSAVRSIAIPDDACVAATVIGTEHTDVAGVDLAPSKGNLPRTVDPGSVPYEYGTEYETDAFYPEQLVVVGSPYVMRDVRGATVDVRPFRYNPVTRTLRVYTRVDVLIAPTGPCDVNPLVRDGLRPSEDFDKIYEHHFINFATYGELSKYDPLGEAGEMLIIAHDAWLANVAPLVEHKTALGIPTTAVGVSTIGNTSTAIAAYIAERYAASDLAFVLLVGDAAQVATPTSTAASGGSSDPSYAKVAGADDYPDLLIGRFSAETAAQVDTQVERTIDYENAPATAEAWFKKGIGIGSAEGPGDDDEMDYEHIDVIKDKLIGYGYTEVDEIYDPGASASAVSAAVNEGRGIINYCGHGSDGSWGTTGFSTSNVNALTNVGMLPFIVSVACVNGNFSGGTCFAEAWLRAESSGNPKGAIAMYASSVNQSWNPPMASQDELNDLLVAEAYFSFGALCFAGSSLMMDEYGSDGVDMFNTWHVFGDPSVRVYGGTPDTDTDADTDTDVDSDSDTDSDTDSDSDTDSDSDSDSDTDSDSDSDSDSDSDTDTETETDTGVPPVWDPGDGGCGCRTAGASVPRSGLVRLLSFLIWSDLI, from the coding sequence ATGGACAAGCGCCGGTCCGAGAACACCCGCCTCGAGCAGTTGCCGCTTCACGACGCCGGGATCGCCGCGCTGGCCCTCGCCGCGCTCCTCCTCCTGCCGCTCGGCGCGGCTGCGGACGGCGTGTCCGTCGAGGTGCTCGACACGGGTGACGGGCTCTTCCTCAGGTTCGAGGTCGCCGACTACTCGCTCGACTACGTCGACGCCGACGGCACGGACGCCTACCGCGTCGTCGCCGGCCGCGAGCGCCCCATCCTCGCCGCCGGAGCGCCGGATCTCCCGAGCGCGGTGCGCAGCATCGCGATCCCCGACGACGCCTGCGTCGCCGCGACGGTGATCGGCACGGAGCACACGGACGTCGCCGGCGTCGATCTCGCGCCGTCCAAGGGGAACCTCCCGCGCACGGTGGATCCGGGGTCCGTGCCCTACGAGTACGGCACGGAGTACGAGACCGACGCCTTCTACCCCGAGCAGCTCGTCGTCGTCGGATCGCCGTACGTCATGCGCGACGTGCGCGGGGCGACGGTGGACGTCCGGCCGTTCCGGTACAACCCCGTGACCCGGACACTCCGCGTCTACACGCGCGTCGACGTCCTGATCGCGCCGACCGGGCCGTGCGACGTGAACCCGCTCGTGCGCGACGGGCTGCGGCCGTCCGAGGACTTCGACAAGATCTACGAACATCACTTCATCAACTTCGCGACGTACGGCGAACTCTCGAAGTACGATCCTCTGGGCGAGGCCGGCGAGATGCTGATCATCGCGCACGACGCGTGGCTCGCCAACGTCGCGCCGCTCGTCGAGCACAAGACCGCCCTCGGCATCCCGACCACCGCGGTGGGCGTCTCCACGATCGGCAACACGAGCACCGCGATCGCGGCGTACATCGCCGAGCGTTACGCGGCCTCCGACCTCGCGTTCGTCCTGCTCGTTGGCGACGCGGCGCAGGTCGCCACCCCGACGTCGACGGCGGCGTCCGGCGGCAGCTCGGATCCGAGCTACGCCAAGGTCGCGGGCGCGGACGACTACCCGGATCTCCTGATCGGCCGGTTCTCGGCGGAGACCGCGGCGCAGGTCGACACGCAGGTCGAGCGCACGATCGATTACGAGAATGCGCCCGCCACCGCCGAGGCGTGGTTCAAGAAGGGGATCGGGATCGGATCGGCCGAGGGTCCGGGCGACGACGACGAGATGGACTACGAGCACATCGACGTCATCAAGGACAAGCTGATCGGTTACGGGTACACGGAGGTCGATGAGATCTACGATCCCGGCGCGAGCGCGAGCGCGGTCAGCGCGGCCGTCAACGAGGGCAGGGGGATCATCAACTACTGCGGCCACGGCTCCGACGGATCGTGGGGCACCACCGGGTTCTCGACGTCCAACGTCAACGCGCTCACGAACGTCGGCATGCTGCCGTTCATCGTGAGCGTGGCGTGCGTCAACGGGAACTTCTCCGGCGGGACCTGCTTCGCCGAGGCGTGGCTGCGCGCCGAGAGCTCGGGAAACCCGAAGGGCGCCATCGCCATGTACGCGTCGAGCGTCAACCAGTCGTGGAACCCGCCGATGGCCTCGCAGGACGAGCTCAACGATCTCCTGGTCGCCGAGGCGTACTTCAGCTTCGGCGCGCTCTGCTTCGCGGGGTCGTCGCTCATGATGGACGAGTACGGCTCGGACGGCGTGGACATGTTCAATACCTGGCACGTGTTCGGGGATCCGTCGGTCCGGGTGTACGGCGGGACGCCGGACACGGACACGGACGCGGACACGGACACGGATGTCGATTCGGATTCGGACACGGATTCGGACACGGATTCGGATTCGGACACGGATTCGGACTCGGATTCGGACTCGGACACGGATTCGGACTCGGACTCGGACTCGGACTCGGATTCGGACACCGACACCGAGACGGAGACCGACACGGGCGTGCCCCCGGTCTGGGATCCCGGGGACGGCGGGTGCGGCTGCCGGACCGCGGGGGCGAGCGTGCCGCGCTCGGGCCTCGTCCGGCTCCTCTCCTTCCTGATCTGGTCTGATCTGATCTGA